A window from Primulina huaijiensis isolate GDHJ02 chromosome 11, ASM1229523v2, whole genome shotgun sequence encodes these proteins:
- the LOC140988008 gene encoding vacuolar protein sorting-associated protein 36: MAGNFLPAAKLTANGRPVLNPGEVECSLLSSVDLLSDDLISFPHLKSGLLILTTHRLLFLPQETTTVANSESHYVPLSAIQKILSAKKSLKSMFQSPRIRFQVGATPDGKITENGAQHVVITLVLRGKTDPDSFLEKFWDAWRGKAWEAGGSSSGSISGEGSGESSLAIRMPVVGVAGILRKEQEMWESTDKSLQDAFQDLNALMSKAKEMVLLAEKMRSKLLSGSNNQTSGAGDDEMGSKEEMQDWLLSVGIVSPVTKESAGALYHQQLSRQLADFVKKPLERAGGMINLIDIYCLFNRARGTELISPDDLLQACSLWEKFDVSVMLRKFDSGVMVIQSKSHSDDEVYARVSSLIMKPEALLAGISASDAARTLGVAPAMAKEYLLAAEGKGLLSRDVSPDGFRFYVNFFHELDPQNMYLIKDHSRYSSWISAVSSR, encoded by the exons ATGGCCGGGAACTTCCTCCCGGCGGCAAAGCTGACGGCCAACGGCCGCCCAGTTCTGAACCCCGGAGAGGTAGAGTGCTCTCTTCTATCCTCCGTTGACCTTCTCTCTGATGACCTAATCTCCTTCCCCCACCTCAAATCAGGCCTCCTAATCCTCACGACACACCGCCTCCTCTTTCTCCCCCAAGAAACAACCACTGTTGCAAACTCTGAGTCTCATTACGTCCCTCTCTCCGCAATCCAAAAGATTTTATCCGCCAAGAAATCTCTGAAGTCCATGTTCCAAAGTCCCAGAATCCGCTTCCAGGTGGGCGCTACGCCGGATGGTAAAATTACCGAAAATGGTGCCCAACATGTTGTGATTACGTTGGTATTAAGGGGGAAAACAGACCCCGATTCATTTTTGGAAAAGTTTTGGGATGCCTGGAGAGGAAAGGCCTGGGAAGCTGGTGGGTCTTCCTCGGGTTCGATTTCGGGGGAGGGCTCGGGAGAAAGTTCGTTGGCGATTAGGATGCCGGTGGTGGGGGTGGCTGGGATATTGAGGAAAGAGCAGGAGATGTGGGAGAGTACTGACAAGAGCTTGCAGGATGCTTTTCAGGATTTAAACGCTCTGATG AGTAAGGCAAAGGAGATGGTGCTGCTTGCTGAGAAAATGAGGTCAAAGCTTCTATCAGGCTCAAATAATCAAACTTCTGGGGCGGGTGACGATGAGATGGGTAGTAAGGAAGAGATGCAAGATTGGCTGTTGAGTGTTGGTATTGTATCTCCAGTTACAAAAGAGTCCGCTGGTGCTTTATATCATCAACAACTATCTCGTCAG CTCGCAGATTTTGTCAAGAAACCTCTTGAAAGAGCTGGAGGAATGATTAATCTTATTGATATATATTGCCTCTTCAATCGAGCCCGTGGGACAG AATTGATCTCCCCTGATGATTTGCTACAAGCATGTTCTCTCTGGGAAAAGTTTGATGT TTCGGTTATGCTTCGGAAATTTGATAGTGGTGTCATGGTGATCCAGAGTAAATCCCACAGTGATGATGAG GTATATGCCCGAGTAAGTTCTCTAATAATGAAGCCAGAGGCCTTGCTAGCTGGGATCAGTGCCAGTGATGCTGCAAGGACGTTGGGTGTTGCTCCAGCTATGGCTAAAGAGTATCTCCTTGCTGCTGAAGGCAAAG GATTGTTGAGCAGAGATGTCAGTCCCGATGGGTTTCGCTTTTACGTCAATTTTTTTCATGAACTTGATCCACAAAATATGTACCT AATAAAAGATCACAGTAGGTATAGCAGTTGGATAAGTGCTGTCTCGTCCAG GTAA